From one Deltaproteobacteria bacterium genomic stretch:
- a CDS encoding DUF111 family protein: MSRLLYIDCFSGIAGDMATAALLSLTGAERELRKALKGVPLSGYRLSVERGTSAGVAGTRVHVNVSKGRAGARHLPDIV; this comes from the coding sequence GTGAGCCGCCTCCTCTACATCGACTGCTTCTCCGGGATCGCGGGGGACATGGCGACGGCCGCCCTCCTGTCGCTGACCGGCGCGGAGCGGGAACTTCGGAAGGCGCTCAAGGGAGTGCCGCTCTCCGGCTACCGGCTGTCGGTGGAACGCGGGACATCGGCCGGAGTCGCCGGGACGCGCGTCCACGTGAACGTGTCGAAGGGGAGGGCCGGGGCCCGCCACCTTCCGGACATCGTCT